One genomic segment of Petrotoga sp. 9PWA.NaAc.5.4 includes these proteins:
- a CDS encoding 50S ribosomal protein L35 encodes MAKIKIKTKSSAKKRFKVTKTGKIFRHRSHVGHNTGFKSSKHMNRLTKEVEVPKELKEHAKKALGLKG; translated from the coding sequence ATGGCAAAAATAAAAATAAAAACTAAAAGTTCTGCAAAAAAGAGATTTAAAGTGACAAAGACAGGTAAAATCTTTAGACATAGAAGTCATGTAGGACACAATACCGGTTTTAAAAGTAGTAAACATATGAATAGATTGACTAAAGAGGTAGAAGTTCCAAAAGAATTAAAAGAACATGCAAAAAAAGCTCTTGGTTTAAAGGGATAG
- the infC gene encoding translation initiation factor IF-3, with the protein MSDKVAKNEEIKARKVLLIDQNGNKVGEVSTKEALKMAQQVGLDLVLVSPDSKPPVARMMDYGKYLYEKEKKEKLAKKKQKKQVVKEMKFRLRIDDHDFNTKLKKIRDFLEDGQKVRVVVMFLGRDIMFKDKGKELLEKVIAQTTDIAKVSREIKLIGKDMDVILEPINEKIKN; encoded by the coding sequence ATAAGCGATAAAGTCGCTAAAAATGAAGAGATCAAGGCAAGAAAGGTTCTTTTGATTGATCAAAATGGTAACAAAGTAGGTGAAGTTAGCACTAAAGAAGCCTTAAAAATGGCACAGCAAGTAGGCCTTGATTTAGTTCTTGTTTCTCCTGATTCAAAACCACCAGTTGCAAGAATGATGGACTACGGAAAATATTTATATGAAAAAGAGAAAAAAGAGAAATTAGCAAAGAAAAAACAGAAAAAACAAGTAGTCAAAGAAATGAAGTTTAGATTAAGAATAGACGATCATGATTTTAATACGAAATTAAAAAAGATCCGTGATTTCTTGGAAGATGGTCAAAAAGTCAGAGTTGTGGTAATGTTTTTGGGAAGAGATATTATGTTTAAAGATAAAGGAAAAGAACTTTTAGAGAAGGTTATAGCTCAAACAACTGATATTGCAAAAGTTTCGAGAGAGATAAAACTTATAGGAAAAGACATGGACGTTATTTTAGAACCTATTAATGAAAAAATAAAAAATTAA
- a CDS encoding FmdB family zinc ribbon protein, with amino-acid sequence MPLYKYRCSNCGYEFTILHSMNEKPDITCELCGGKAEKMIGKVGISFKGSGFYLTDSKKGNSNSPLKDNKNETSNEKVTN; translated from the coding sequence TTGCCATTATATAAATATCGATGTTCAAATTGTGGATATGAATTTACAATACTTCATTCTATGAATGAAAAACCTGACATAACATGTGAATTATGTGGTGGAAAAGCAGAAAAAATGATAGGTAAAGTTGGAATATCTTTTAAAGGTAGTGGTTTTTATTTAACGGATTCCAAAAAAGGAAATTCTAATTCTCCTTTAAAGGATAATAAAAATGAAACTTCTAATGAAAAAGTTACCAATTAA
- a CDS encoding N-glycosylase/DNA lyase yields the protein MIIFDTDKFYTLIRQIEKLKESIEDQVEKRFQEFKNIGEKGDKLDLYSELCFCILTANWKAKGGIKAQQVISKSGFATFSEEELIKKLKEIGHRFPNTRAKYIIQNRWIIKDLKSLLKQDVYQTRKFLVKNVKGIGWKEASHFLRNVGFENIAIIDKHILRIMKSYNLIEDLPKSGWNEKKYISMENILKELSKISHISLGKLDLYLWYIETGSIDK from the coding sequence ATGATAATCTTTGATACCGATAAATTTTATACCCTGATAAGACAAATAGAAAAATTAAAAGAAAGCATAGAAGATCAAGTTGAAAAAAGATTTCAAGAATTTAAAAATATTGGCGAAAAAGGTGACAAATTAGATTTATATAGCGAGCTTTGTTTTTGTATATTGACGGCAAACTGGAAAGCAAAAGGCGGTATTAAAGCTCAGCAAGTTATTTCTAAATCGGGATTTGCAACGTTTAGTGAAGAAGAATTAATTAAAAAATTAAAAGAAATTGGTCATAGATTTCCTAACACTCGTGCAAAATATATTATTCAAAATAGATGGATAATTAAAGATTTAAAAAGTCTATTAAAGCAAGATGTTTATCAAACAAGAAAATTTCTTGTCAAAAACGTAAAAGGAATTGGATGGAAAGAAGCGAGTCATTTCCTTAGGAATGTTGGTTTTGAAAATATAGCCATAATTGATAAACATATCTTAAGAATAATGAAATCTTATAATTTGATCGAAGATCTCCCTAAAAGTGGGTGGAATGAGAAAAAATATATAAGTATGGAAAATATACTTAAAGAATTATCTAAAATTTCTCATATTTCTCTAGGAAAATTAGATCTTTATCTTTGGTATATAGAAACAGGTAGCATCGACAAGTGA
- the gatC gene encoding Asp-tRNA(Asn)/Glu-tRNA(Gln) amidotransferase subunit GatC: MQINDELIKKLEKLSNISLNEKEEERIKNDLNDLLKYMEILNNINVEEVDEMISPIEISEFILRKDEVDKFEDKDLITKNFPEIKNGLLRVPGIHI, from the coding sequence ATGCAAATAAACGACGAACTTATAAAAAAACTGGAAAAGTTGTCTAATATTTCATTGAATGAAAAAGAAGAGGAAAGAATAAAAAATGATTTAAATGATTTGCTGAAGTATATGGAAATTCTTAATAATATAAATGTCGAAGAAGTTGATGAAATGATTTCTCCGATTGAAATTTCTGAGTTTATACTTAGAAAAGACGAAGTTGATAAATTTGAAGATAAAGATCTCATTACAAAAAATTTTCCTGAAATTAAGAATGGTTTATTAAGAGTCCCCGGCATACATATATAG
- a CDS encoding YraN family protein, with translation MNQKGGKYEDLAASYLLSKGFYIIVRNFLCKYGEIDIIAKKDGILHFIEVKGGINTFGDPAYRVNAKKLNKIMKVGNFFINTHKNINFEEVQIDVISVTNSGEIHYYPSQRL, from the coding sequence ATGAATCAAAAAGGAGGAAAATATGAAGATTTGGCAGCTTCTTATTTGTTAAGCAAAGGTTTTTATATTATAGTTAGAAACTTTTTATGCAAATATGGTGAAATTGATATAATTGCTAAAAAAGATGGAATTCTTCATTTTATTGAGGTTAAAGGTGGAATAAATACTTTTGGCGATCCTGCCTATAGAGTAAATGCTAAAAAATTGAATAAGATAATGAAAGTGGGGAACTTTTTTATTAACACTCATAAAAATATTAACTTTGAAGAAGTTCAAATAGATGTAATCTCAGTAACAAATAGTGGAGAAATCCATTATTATCCATCTCAAAGATTATAA
- a CDS encoding MBL fold metallo-hydrolase, with amino-acid sequence MLNNNVITLFDNGEHKFIFLGSERKSIESIPTNQYLIIHKEEGVLLDPGGVHVFPRVLASVVEFIDLGKIKHIFYTHQDPDVSSGITLWDTVVDAKFYISKLWERFLPHFGVFKNDKIVPIEDKGGKIKFKDGEELIIIPAHFLHSTGNLILYDPLSKILFSGDIGVSVFPKNQEKIYVENFNEHIKYIEEFHKRYMSSNIACKKLASIIKKYDIDQMVPQHGAIYKKQQFNEFLKWFENIKCGIDLIDSIYGNEK; translated from the coding sequence ATTTTGAATAATAATGTAATCACATTATTTGACAACGGTGAACATAAATTCATTTTTTTGGGCTCTGAAAGAAAAAGTATTGAAAGTATACCTACAAACCAATATTTGATAATTCATAAAGAAGAAGGCGTGCTGTTAGATCCAGGAGGAGTTCATGTTTTTCCAAGAGTTCTTGCAAGTGTTGTAGAATTTATAGATTTAGGAAAAATCAAACATATTTTCTATACTCACCAAGATCCGGACGTATCTTCTGGTATAACTCTTTGGGATACAGTTGTAGATGCAAAATTTTATATATCTAAGTTATGGGAAAGATTTTTACCTCACTTTGGTGTTTTCAAAAATGATAAAATAGTGCCGATAGAAGACAAAGGCGGCAAAATAAAGTTCAAAGATGGAGAAGAACTAATAATTATTCCGGCGCATTTTCTACATTCAACTGGTAATCTTATTTTATATGATCCATTGTCTAAAATACTTTTTTCTGGAGATATAGGTGTATCTGTATTTCCAAAAAATCAAGAAAAAATATATGTAGAAAACTTCAATGAACATATAAAATATATAGAAGAATTTCACAAAAGATACATGTCTTCTAATATAGCTTGTAAGAAATTGGCAAGTATTATAAAAAAGTATGATATAGATCAAATGGTTCCTCAACATGGAGCTATATACAAAAAACAACAATTCAACGAATTTTTGAAATGGTTTGAGAATATAAAATGTGGGATAGATTTAATAGATAGTATATACGGGAATGAAAAATAA
- a CDS encoding methyl-accepting chemotaxis protein has protein sequence MDEIEKYKDTIKLLAQSVYHENLLISFIEKLDEVLGERFKQTKNMTTDIGSNVLELIGSIKETSDIIDKTVNESNKEVENISNRNNEIISKFSNIGNDFNELEINIANSLNTVSNVLGSFKEIDDLTDIIKNVAKQTNILSINASIEAARAGEIGRGFAVVAEEIKKLSTETNSASSKISSKISSIELEVEEVKTIINSLKKIFSTITKSIGSALEVLDANLDFMKRMVSDLLKEKEDLIESTNNLEKSKETINELIKSINSLEKVLETVLSMQIKLKDINI, from the coding sequence ATGGATGAAATCGAAAAATATAAAGATACTATAAAATTGTTAGCACAAAGTGTTTATCATGAGAATCTTTTAATTTCCTTCATAGAAAAGCTTGATGAAGTCTTAGGTGAAAGATTTAAGCAAACAAAAAACATGACAACAGATATAGGAAGTAATGTTTTAGAGTTAATTGGAAGCATTAAAGAAACTTCTGATATTATTGATAAAACTGTCAATGAAAGTAATAAAGAAGTTGAAAATATTTCTAATAGAAACAATGAAATAATTTCCAAATTTAGTAATATTGGTAATGATTTTAATGAATTGGAAATTAATATTGCTAATTCTTTAAATACTGTTAGTAATGTTTTGGGGAGTTTTAAAGAAATAGACGACCTTACCGATATAATTAAGAACGTTGCTAAGCAAACAAACATATTATCGATAAATGCCTCAATAGAAGCAGCCAGAGCCGGTGAAATTGGAAGAGGTTTTGCAGTAGTAGCTGAAGAAATTAAAAAACTTTCAACTGAAACTAACAGTGCTTCAAGTAAAATATCTTCCAAAATATCTAGCATAGAGTTGGAAGTTGAAGAAGTTAAAACAATTATTAATAGCTTGAAAAAGATTTTCAGTACTATAACAAAGTCTATAGGATCTGCTCTTGAGGTTTTAGATGCTAACTTAGACTTTATGAAAAGGATGGTTAGTGATTTATTAAAAGAAAAAGAAGATTTAATTGAAAGTACTAATAATCTTGAAAAATCAAAAGAAACTATCAACGAACTAATAAAAAGTATTAATTCTCTCGAAAAAGTGTTAGAAACAGTTCTTTCTATGCAAATTAAGTTAAAAGACATCAACATTTAA
- a CDS encoding aminoacetone oxidase family FAD-binding enzyme: protein MKVTVIGGGASGLMAATISSWNGAEVRLIEKEGKLAKKLLASSNGRGNFSNFNYDESHYFSNDISFVRKIIQRFGIVQTLSVFEELGVMSKQIDSKLFPYTEKVKDIVTLFLYELKKNNVETILNYEIKNIIKETDKFLLKSINKTFESDRVIVATGGLSSPQYGSHGNMLNILESLGHSIIKPVPGLVPLKIKENLSNETFGAKLTGSAVLTDETQQEISPRYFGEVLFKNNALSGISVLEISNYVHNYFEEKRQIFIKIDPFLNFSLKELLDILLKKMETRPEKPLRLLLTSMIDERLIPFFFQRLGYDDLDIPIKSLKINDYETITYHLKNWEFEIVGTENWEKSQVTLGGINTKEINATTLESKIVPGMYFAGEIMDVAGESGGYNLQWAWSTGYISGDSASIS from the coding sequence ATGAAAGTTACTGTAATAGGTGGTGGGGCTTCGGGTTTGATGGCTGCAACCATATCTTCATGGAATGGGGCAGAAGTTAGACTCATTGAAAAAGAAGGTAAACTCGCAAAAAAACTTTTAGCAAGTAGTAATGGAAGAGGGAACTTTTCTAATTTTAATTACGACGAAAGTCATTATTTCAGTAATGATATTTCTTTTGTTAGAAAAATTATTCAAAGGTTTGGGATAGTTCAAACTTTAAGTGTTTTTGAAGAATTAGGAGTTATGTCCAAACAAATTGATTCTAAACTTTTTCCTTATACAGAAAAGGTGAAGGATATAGTTACTCTTTTTTTATACGAACTAAAAAAGAATAATGTTGAAACTATACTTAATTATGAAATAAAAAATATCATAAAGGAAACCGATAAGTTTTTATTAAAAAGTATTAACAAAACTTTTGAATCTGACAGAGTTATCGTAGCAACAGGAGGACTTTCTTCTCCGCAATATGGTTCACATGGAAATATGCTGAATATTCTTGAAAGTTTAGGGCATAGCATCATAAAACCAGTACCGGGTTTAGTTCCATTAAAAATAAAAGAAAACTTGTCTAACGAAACATTTGGTGCTAAACTTACAGGCTCAGCAGTTTTAACAGATGAAACTCAACAAGAAATTTCACCCCGCTATTTTGGAGAAGTTCTCTTTAAAAACAATGCCTTGAGTGGAATTTCTGTATTAGAAATAAGTAATTATGTTCACAATTATTTTGAGGAAAAAAGGCAAATCTTCATAAAAATTGATCCTTTTTTAAATTTTTCTCTTAAAGAATTGTTAGATATTTTGTTAAAAAAAATGGAAACCAGACCTGAAAAACCGCTAAGATTACTTTTAACGAGTATGATAGATGAAAGATTAATCCCATTCTTTTTTCAACGGTTGGGATACGATGATTTAGATATTCCTATAAAGTCTTTGAAGATTAATGATTATGAAACTATCACATATCACTTAAAAAATTGGGAATTTGAGATTGTTGGAACCGAAAATTGGGAAAAATCTCAGGTAACTTTAGGTGGTATAAATACAAAAGAAATTAATGCCACCACTTTAGAATCCAAGATTGTTCCCGGCATGTATTTTGCCGGTGAAATTATGGATGTAGCAGGAGAAAGCGGTGGCTATAATTTGCAATGGGCTTGGTCTACCGGTTATATATCAGGAGACAGTGCTTCTATAAGTTGA
- a CDS encoding NAD(P)H-dependent flavin oxidoreductase, whose protein sequence is MKSLNINGLIPKIPLIQGGMSVGISLDNLASAVANEGAIGIIGTAGIGLLDDNHVKNVKEANMEGLKKVIRKAREKTKGIIGVNIMTVLTDYKELVTTAIKEEIDLIISGAGLPLNLPSFLEETSKTKLVPIVSSLKAAQIIFKKWWNNYKYIPDAFVLEGPKAGGHLGYKKENLNKKEYQLEATLPQLVDFTEEIKKNYGKEVPVIAAGGIDTPEKVRQMFSLGASGIQVGTPFIATKECDADIKFKEALINAKEEDIVIIESPVGLPGRAIKNKFIEEVEAGIRKPFICNFHCIKTCNVFDAPYCIAQALLNAAKGNLDEGFVFTGQYGYKINKISTVKDVINYLFQEI, encoded by the coding sequence ATTAAAAGTTTAAATATAAACGGATTAATACCAAAAATACCTCTTATTCAAGGTGGAATGTCGGTTGGAATTTCACTGGATAATCTCGCATCAGCAGTAGCAAATGAAGGGGCGATAGGAATAATAGGAACAGCAGGGATAGGATTATTGGATGATAATCACGTGAAAAACGTTAAAGAAGCTAATATGGAAGGTTTAAAGAAAGTTATTAGAAAAGCTCGGGAAAAAACTAAAGGCATAATTGGTGTCAATATAATGACTGTTTTGACAGATTATAAAGAACTCGTAACTACTGCTATAAAAGAAGAAATTGACCTGATCATTTCAGGAGCAGGGTTACCGTTAAATTTGCCTTCTTTTCTTGAAGAAACCTCAAAAACTAAATTAGTTCCAATTGTATCATCTCTAAAAGCAGCTCAAATCATATTTAAAAAATGGTGGAATAACTACAAATATATTCCGGATGCATTTGTTTTGGAAGGACCAAAAGCCGGGGGACATCTTGGATACAAAAAAGAAAATTTAAATAAAAAAGAATATCAATTAGAGGCAACACTTCCTCAACTAGTAGATTTCACCGAAGAAATAAAGAAAAATTATGGTAAAGAAGTACCTGTAATAGCCGCTGGAGGTATAGATACTCCAGAAAAAGTGAGACAAATGTTTTCACTTGGAGCAAGCGGCATTCAAGTAGGCACACCATTTATTGCTACAAAAGAATGCGATGCAGATATAAAGTTTAAAGAAGCTTTAATTAATGCTAAAGAAGAAGATATAGTAATTATTGAAAGTCCCGTTGGTTTACCAGGAAGAGCTATCAAAAACAAATTTATAGAAGAAGTAGAAGCAGGGATAAGAAAACCATTTATATGTAATTTCCATTGTATTAAAACGTGTAATGTTTTTGATGCTCCTTATTGTATAGCTCAAGCTCTTTTAAACGCTGCAAAAGGTAATTTAGACGAAGGATTTGTCTTTACTGGCCAATACGGATATAAAATAAATAAAATTTCTACCGTAAAAGATGTAATTAACTATTTATTTCAAGAAATATAA
- a CDS encoding cation diffusion facilitator family transporter, producing the protein MIENSKKEQIFNNSEREKAAVKASWIGVFINGLLAFLKLLIAFFTGSIAILADGIDTATDIMTSFLTLIASKISSKPADESHPFGHERAETIVTKVMSLIIIYAGVQVLIGAIESLVKGEAFIESPFLVFWISLISIITKFALYRYKYVIGNKIRSSSLVADALNMRNDILTSLSVLIGILCYIFLDIKWVDPVVAIIVSIFIFKVGIEMFIETSDEFMGSSRELGEIYSNILEVVEKFEDAHNPHKIRVRKSGYVYFIEMHIEVNGEMTVKEANNLAYKIENELKNMNPYIKDVIIHVEPLGNVEVEEFGLDKSSIKRIFNK; encoded by the coding sequence GTGATTGAAAATTCAAAAAAAGAGCAAATTTTTAATAATTCAGAAAGAGAAAAAGCCGCAGTTAAAGCCTCATGGATAGGAGTATTTATAAATGGTTTATTGGCTTTTTTAAAGTTATTAATAGCTTTCTTTACGGGAAGTATAGCTATTTTGGCTGATGGAATAGATACAGCTACTGATATTATGACATCGTTTTTAACTTTGATAGCTTCTAAAATTTCTAGTAAGCCGGCAGATGAAAGCCATCCTTTTGGTCATGAACGTGCTGAAACTATAGTTACTAAAGTAATGTCTTTAATAATCATTTATGCTGGTGTCCAAGTTTTAATAGGAGCTATTGAAAGCCTTGTTAAGGGAGAAGCATTTATCGAAAGCCCGTTTTTGGTTTTTTGGATTTCCTTGATTTCTATCATCACTAAGTTTGCACTGTATAGATATAAGTATGTAATTGGCAATAAAATAAGGAGTTCTTCGTTAGTTGCTGATGCGTTAAATATGAGAAATGACATCTTAACTTCTTTGTCTGTTTTGATTGGTATATTATGTTATATATTTTTAGACATTAAATGGGTAGATCCAGTTGTTGCTATAATCGTATCCATTTTTATTTTTAAAGTAGGAATTGAAATGTTTATAGAAACATCTGATGAGTTCATGGGTAGTTCAAGAGAGTTAGGAGAAATATATTCTAATATTTTAGAAGTGGTTGAAAAGTTTGAAGATGCACATAATCCTCATAAAATAAGGGTAAGAAAATCTGGATATGTGTATTTTATAGAGATGCATATAGAAGTAAATGGTGAAATGACAGTCAAAGAAGCTAATAATTTAGCATATAAAATAGAAAATGAATTGAAAAATATGAATCCATATATAAAAGATGTAATAATTCACGTTGAGCCATTGGGAAATGTTGAAGTAGAAGAATTTGGTCTCGATAAAAGTTCTATAAAAAGAATTTTTAACAAATAG